GAAGGAGGTTCTGCAGCAGGCGGGCTCCTGGGTTCCGCTCCTCACCAAGCAGTGCCACGCAGACACCAAGAAGTTCCTGTGTTCTCTCTTTGCCCCCGTGTGCCTGAGCGAGCTGGAGGAGGCCGTGTACCCGTGCCGCTCCCTGTGCGAGGCAGTGCGGGACGGCTGCACCCCTGTCATGGCAGCCTTTGGCTTCCCCTGGCCTGATATGTTCAACTGTACCCAGTTCCCTCTGGGAAATGAGctgtgtgtgccccctgctggcagcgaGGATAAGCAGCAAGAGGTGAAAGAAGGTAAGTACCCATAATTCATCTGTACATAGTAAATGTCATTGTGAGTACACAGGGTTCTACCCCCTGCAATTCCCTGCCTAGAGACTAAGGAGATGtacccctcagtggctgctaatatccttatcatttacagtagggggtacattatcccttataatacatgagtgatactcagagttccctgtataactcagcctgcagccttgtgcctttatatggggggcacagaacccctcagtgactgctaatatccttatcatttacagtagggggtacattatcccttataatacatgagtgatactcagagttccctgtataactcagcctgcagccttgtgcctttatatggggggcacagaacccctcagtggctgctaatatccttatcatttacagtagggggtacattatcccttataatacatgactcctaatatccttatcgttTACAGAGGCCCCCTGCTCCGCCTGCCGTAACCGGGGTGATGCTGACAAGGATTTCCTACAGAACTACTGCTCCTCTGATTTTGGTGAGTGCAGGTCACATGGTGGGGGGTGTGGGTCCGGGGGTAGGACTAAAGGGAGAAGCTTTAGGCAACACCCCACTAAGGCCATTCATGGGGCGCCATGGGTATAAATGAATACGTTCTACAGTGACTCACATGACAGGGGTCTCAGGAAATCCCCCCAGATCCTGCTCCCCTGTGCTGTACAGtctaaattatatttatagaaaCTGCCCCATGGTATTGAGTTGTTCCAGatgttgttaaactgcaactcccagaatccactGTTAAGTGACTGGCTGCTAAACTAGACTGGTGGGACCTGGTGTGTCCGGCATTGGCAGCGATCAGGCAGGATAATAAGGATGAGACAGTTCTGTATATTGGGCACGGGCAGAACTATCCGAGTGCCACCGCAGACTGGCAGAGCTGCCAGTTCATCCATGGGGCAACGGTCCGGCTGTCCAGTGGGGTAATAGTGAGTAACAGGCAGCTTCCCCAACAGACCAATCAGTAAGCTCAGTGTGTAGCTCCACCCTTCTCTTAGCCGGCTGATGGAGCCAATCAGATGGGTTGGTAGTGATGCCATGCTTGGGGAACCCACTCAAGGGGTAAGGGTACCCCCTTGTGCCCCCCGTTCCATCTGACTCCTCCCCCTGTGTCTCATAGCTCTGAAGATAAACATCCGCTCGGTCTCCACCCTGGAAGGAGACGTCATGGTGGTCCCGGAGGCGAGGAGTCGGACCGTGTACAAGAGCAAGGGCTGGAGCGACGAGGAGCTGAGGAAGACCGTGCTGTGGCTGTCGGATGGGGACAACTGCCTCTGCCAGGACATTCACGAGCCAGGGGCCACCGTGCTGGTTCTGGGTCACCGGGCCGACGACAGGCTGGTCATCTCCTGGGTCCGAAAGTGGCAAAAGAGCGAGAAGGAAACCAAGAGATTCTCCAGAACTGTGCGTAAGCTGCAATGCTAGGTACTGCTAGTGGCACGGAGAGGGGGGTCCGGTATCTTGTCCCCGGAACCCGCCCATTCATTTGGGTCTCGGTGGTCCCTCCGGTGCCGCCAGCTCTGATTGGATAGAACTGCTAACCTGTTGGCATCTGTGGGATATAATCAGCAGCTGGAACAGCCCGGAGTCCTCCCTAGATGCATTGTTCTATTGGGTTTGTGGGCCGGCACCGACAGTGGGACTAAAGTGTATGTTGCCTGGGACTGAGGAACCGTGGGCCCAAGGGCTAACTCTCATTTTAATTCATGttagtttgtgtgtgtgggggagggggggcaatgGTGGCCCTATTTCCCATGGCTCCGCCCACAGAGGGTCAGTGAGAATCCCCTATAGGCCCACCCACTGTGCTTAGTCAGTATATGTGCTTCCTTATAGAAGTATATGGGGGTCTATAGAACTGACAGGGGGGCTTCTTTATGtccattcctcccccccccccagcatcagcCAAGCAACACTCCGCTGGCCCCCCATTCACCCTCAGGCCTTCTACCCCTGTACGTGTGGGTGCAGAGACCCTGTATATAATGAACCCTTTGTCCTTTCTCCTTACTCATGAGCTGTGCCCTGGGGCTGcgcagacaccccccccccccccccattcctatAATAAGAAACAGATGTCAGAACAAGTTCCTACAGAGCAGGGAACGGCCCCCCCGGGAGATGGGGATTTTCATTTAATGATGGACTGACTGCTGAGCTAGAGACCCGCTCTGTCCGGTACCGGGGGGCCCAGGGTGGGGGGATCCTCGTTACAGAGGGTTCAGCCCACACAATCATTCCCCATTTTTATAACAGCCCTGTATTTGTTTATACGTTACACAGTTTTATATAGTTCTTATAAAGAGACATCTTGTAGAGCGAGTGTGGTTGTGGTTCCTCTGCTTTTGCTCAGCTCTTACCGATTCTGCCGCTTGTATTTAAGGGCTGCCATGAGGTAAATAGTAGATTTCACTTAATCTGATTATTAAACTGCCCACAAATGGGCGGGCCCCAACAGCCACCCAATCAGGAGCCAGTTTGGAAACGTGTTGGGCTGAACCAGTTAAGGAACACGTGGACTTTCTGCAGCCAAAAGGCTAATGATTGCTGTCACCTAGCAATGCTGGCCCAGCGGAGTTACGTGCCAGTTTGGGCCCTCCCATGCCCATAGGTACCCGGCCTGTTTACGTGTAATTTCTGCTATTCTCTGGGCAGGGCCAGCAGATGCCTTTGGGCTTCACATGGGTATTTGTCCCAGAGCAAAAGCATTACCCCGGGGCGTTGTGCCCAAGTGAAGTCTACGGAAGTGTTTTACCCAATTGCCCCAAATACACAAATCTGCACATTGGGAagataattaatatttataaagtggcaacaAGTTCCACTGAGCTGTAAATTGCTGCGCGGCCATTGGCATCACCGTATGCGCAGCCCAAACACTGGCGTGGGGGTTCCGATGCTTCATGGGAAATAAGGAGACGGAATGGAATCCGGCTCTTTGTGCCAACCCATACCCTGGTGCCCCCCTGCTTGCTCACGCCGTACCCTGGTGCCCCCCTGCTTGCTCACGCCGTACCCTGGTGCCCCCCTGCTTGCTCACGCCGTACCCTGGTGCCCCCCTGCTTGCTCACGCCGTACCCTGGTGCCCCCCTGCTTGCTCACGCCGTACCCTGGTGCCCCCCTGCTTGCTCACGCCGTACCCTGGTGCCCCCTGCTTGCTCACCCCGTACCCTGCGGCCCCCCCTGCTTGCTCACaccataccctacagcccccagGTTGCTTGTGTACATTCAACATATGGCTCTTGGGAACACTGAGAGGTGTAGTTCTCTCAACAGAGACCCAGCATTAAGCCCTGCTGTTGAACTGTATGTCACAAGGCAGTGCCCCTCCTTTATAGAAATCTGCCCAGTTTGCTCCTTGTAACCTGCTGAGGCCTGAGCGGGTACCTGGGCACCATCTGTGAGACACAGGTAACCTGACCTCCCCTCTCAGGTATCAGcctctcctctttcccctccaGAGGGCTGTGACTGGCTGGGGCACCCGCATCAATAATACATGGTAATAGTTAGCCAGGTACTCAGCAGCCCCACAGGAACGGACAGGACTGGGCCACAACCAGCCAACAAGGTTCCAAAGGTAAATCCCTAACCAGGTAAGTTCTACTCTTTGTACCAAGGAGTCTCTATTGCTAATTCCCATTCCACCTTAATTCTACTCTTGGTACCAAGGAGTCTCTATTGCTAATTCCCATTCCACCTTAATTCTACTCTTTGTATCAAGGAGTCCCTATTGCTAATTCCCATTCCACCTTAATTCTACTCTTTGTATCAAGGAGTCTCTATTGCTAATTCCCATTCCACCTTAATTCTACTCTTTGTACCAAGGAGTCTCTATTGCTAATTCCCATTCCACCTTAATTCTACTCTTTGTATCAAGGAGTCTCTATTGCTAATTCCCATTCCACCTTAATTCTACTCTTTGTACCAAGGAGTCTCTATTGCTAATTCCCATTCCACCTTAATTCTACTCTTTGTATCAAGGAGTCCCTATTGCTAATTCCCATTCCACCTTAATTCTACTCTTTGTATCAAGGAGTCCCTATTGCTAATTCCCATTCCACCTTAATTCTACTCTTTGTATCAAGGAGTCCCTATTGCTAATTCCCATTCCACCTTAATTCTACTCTTTGTATCAAGGAGTCCCTATTGCTAATTCCCATTCCACCTTAATTCTACTCTTTGTATCAAGGAGTCCCTATTGCTAATTCCCATTCCACCTTAATTCTACTCTTTGTACCAAGGAGTCTCTATTGCTAATTCCCATTCCACCTTAATTCTTCTCTTGGTACCAAGGAGTCTCTATTGCTAATTCCCATTCCACCTTAATTCTACTCTTTGTATCAAGGAGTCTCTATTGCTAATTCCCATTCCACCTTAATTCTACTCTTTGTATCAAGGAGTCTCTATTGCTAATTCCCATTCCACCTTAATTCTTCTCTTGGTACCAAGGAGTCTCTATTGCTAATTCCCATTCCACCTTAATTCTACTCTTTGTATCAAGGAGTCTCTATTGCTAATTCCCATTCCACCTTAATTCTACTCTT
This sequence is a window from Xenopus tropicalis strain Nigerian chromosome 2, UCB_Xtro_10.0, whole genome shotgun sequence. Protein-coding genes within it:
- the sfrpx gene encoding secreted frizzled-related protein precursor, which produces MRFLLLFLGIVGNLCPSAALPFILTQLSTRKSSCKAIPSSMTLCHGVGYSEMRLPNLLGHDTMKEVLQQAGSWVPLLTKQCHADTKKFLCSLFAPVCLSELEEAVYPCRSLCEAVRDGCTPVMAAFGFPWPDMFNCTQFPLGNELCVPPAGSEDKQQEVKEEAPCSACRNRGDADKDFLQNYCSSDFALKINIRSVSTLEGDVMVVPEARSRTVYKSKGWSDEELRKTVLWLSDGDNCLCQDIHEPGATVLVLGHRADDRLVISWVRKWQKSEKETKRFSRTVRKLQC